From a single Eisenibacter elegans DSM 3317 genomic region:
- a CDS encoding type II toxin-antitoxin system PemK/MazF family toxin produces the protein MTTFLQYEIVVVNLDPTIGSEIKKKRPCLIVSPNEMNKHLATVVVCPITSQSKNYPTRVSFELEGQTNWIVIDQIRTIDKSRVTKTIGHLEDEIIEQVKEIIKEAYVD, from the coding sequence ATGACGACTTTTTTGCAGTACGAAATTGTTGTTGTCAATTTAGACCCAACAATAGGGAGTGAAATCAAGAAAAAACGACCTTGCCTCATTGTTTCACCTAACGAAATGAATAAACACTTGGCAACAGTTGTAGTTTGCCCAATAACTTCTCAGTCAAAAAACTATCCGACAAGAGTGAGTTTTGAGTTAGAAGGACAAACGAATTGGATAGTGATAGACCAAATTCGCACCATAGACAAAAGCCGAGTAACCAAAACCATAGGACACTTAGAAGACGAAATCATTGAGCAAGTGAAAGAAATCATCAAAGAAGCTTATGTGGACTAA